The following proteins are co-located in the Pomacea canaliculata isolate SZHN2017 linkage group LG10, ASM307304v1, whole genome shotgun sequence genome:
- the LOC112573280 gene encoding uncharacterized protein LOC112573280: MQQMGLPVSLGSQKKNYMESSPSKRNRRKRPQKKRALKHRKTSSSALDMNFGCNNGESHDLHITDEAAQAELNGIDEVGTSDPNKPIMSEEEARFQNFWMQHGEMLVWRRWVQKYPDHINYDMVASVPPIEEVEVVEEVGVVNDVQGVVEQCEKTKSCSQDDAEQMAKITSRTKGREVEVTQDVEAVQRGQNNNAREISETSITEEELILNQGIIDVHSVDTSGDAHYKTFTKRDPGDSAAASESLEMTRTNQNTLLTSTDENTPLLIQESDARVQENVDTKEENKIPLWSENSIQAAVENSDNQVNPEKDVNCIVHAMDHFQERSELIQSGEENGDYVDRKSAAESVSLPSFTPLHLVGLNQAIHAVMNRVSEPDIYKSEKESMPAEGNQDVTEPVHSLAEKPFDPSSSTSQSAEAIFMMHSYAGPSEHQENRLCNGSECEKSAESDEEKPQEYSQEEVNAMWQDLWNEHYTETYWYYYNSYTTWLSSGDNNYHHPENDGEEVIFYEHIDVQPEQDGGQSSDNASADRRETTQGHSELPTFTRKRTVAAEEESSATCKKKFILDTFRALGLALPTTDEDGPEGSSSGSIQSGYVTWIHQRSLKRSRKLNMGHSLTSEANPSDISDACNQHQQKDKVWSKCTN, from the exons ATGCAGCAGATGGGCTTACCTGTCTCTCTGGGATCACAGAAAAAG aaCTACATGGAGTCAAGTCCAAGCAAGCGCAATCGTCGAAAACGTCCCCAGAAGAAACGAGCTTTGAAGCACAGAAAGACAAGCAGTTCTGCACTTGACATGAATTTTGGCTGTAACAATGGAGAGTCACATGATCTGCACATCACTGATGAAGCTGCACAGGCAGAGCTAAACGGTATAGATGAAGTGGGCACCAGTGATCCAAATAAACCCATCATGTCTGAAGAGGAGGCTCGATTCCAAAACTTTTGGATGCAGCATGGAGAAATGTTAGTGTGGCGCCGTTGGGTTCAGAAATACCCCGATCATATCAATTACGACATGGTGGCATCAGTACCACCCATAGAAGAAGTGGAGGTAGTGGAAGAAGTTGGAGTAGTAAATGATGTGCAAGGTGTGGTAGAACAATGTGAGAAAACCAAGAGTTGCAGTCAAGACGACGCTGAGCAAATGGCTAAAATAACAAGTAGAACAAAAGGGAGGGAAGTGGAGGTAACTCAAGACGTTGAGGCAGTTCAAAGGGGACAGAACAATAATGCTAGAGAGATTAGTGAGACATCAATAACAGAAGAAGAGCTTATTTTAAATCAAGGCATAATAGATGTTCATTCAGTGGATACCAGTGGAGATGCTCATtacaaaacttttacaaaaagagATCCTGGAGATAGTGCAGCAGCTTCTGAATCATTGGAGATGACAAGAACCAATCAAAACACATTATTGACAAGCACCGATGAAAACACACCATTATTAATCCAGGAATCAGATGCTAGGGTACAAGAAAATGTAGACACAAAAGAGGAGAACAAAATTCCTCTGTGGTCAGAAAACTCCATCCAGGCAGCAGTAGAAAACAGTGACAACCAGGTCAATCCAGAGAAAGATGTGAACTGTATTGTGCATGCAATGGACCATTTTCAGGAGAGAAGTGAATTGATACAGAGTGGGGAAGAAAATGGTGACTATGTAGATAGAAAAAGTGCAGCAGAAAGTGTGAGTTTGCCATCTTTTACTCCCTTACATTTAGTGGGTCTGAATCAAGCTATTCATGCTGTCATGAACCGAGTAAGTGAACCAGATATTTACAAGTCTGAGAAGGAGAGCATGCCAGCAGAAGGTAATCAGGATGTGACAGAGCCTGTCCATTCCCTTGCCGAGAAACCTTTTGACCCATCTTCCTCTACTAGCCAATCAGCTGAAGCAATCTTCATGATGCATTCTTATGCAGGGCCATCAGAGCATCAGGAAAACCGTCTCTGCAATGGCAGCGAGTGTGAAAAGTCTGCAGAATCAGATGAG GAAAAGCCACAAGAGTATAGCCAGGAAGAAGTTAATGCCATGTGGCAAGACCTTTGGAATGAGCATTACACAGAAACATACTGGTATTACTACAACTCTTACACCACCTGGCTCAGCAGTGGGGACAACAACTACCATCACCCAGAAAATGATGGAGAAGAAGTGATATTCTACGAGCACATTGATGTTCAACCGGAACAAGATGGTGGTCAGTCTTCAGATAATGCCA GTGCAGATAGAAGGGAAACAACTCAAGGACACAGTGAGTTACCTACCTTTACACGCAAacg CACTGtagcagcagaagaagagagTTCAGCAACAtgcaaaaagaaatttatattgGACACCTTTCGGGCATTAGGACTTGCCTTGCCCACCACTGATGAAGATGG accAGAGGGTAGCAGCAGTGGCAGTATTCAAAGTGGCTATGTCACTTGGATTCATCAGCGATCTCTTAAAAGATCAAGAAAGCTGAATATGGGTCACAGTCTTACATCTGAAGCCAACCCAAGTGACATCAGTGATGCTTGCAATCAGcatcaacaaaaagacaaagtttgGAGCAAATGTACCAACTAA
- the LOC112573282 gene encoding uncharacterized protein LOC112573282 isoform X1, with protein sequence MRVREETLLLLWVTVCRVQLQNTQFQNGEQPDAIEIVYKHNWYSVCSTHYLNVINEHWTNHMTEVCHHIKASCQLFFQTTCVKNGGVKLIVRRLDSPDIEEVYHVINETTVKDIDGFTIMSFKTSTITEVTTTATPPVPAVSMTMIGTIIGCALGLVAVTLLGFIALKLLRTFNLNALSTPGTTVPENLPLSTYRRRERYTPMPGEPPRGRPPTLPASRPPTKKQELNDEDSVYDSIDPESKATNEDDGYMQPVQVDLSLSCSFTKHEKIDKKIIDDMEDGYLKPSLFSDPPLKRAPEPPGAVGRVRDDAVGTVAVKRPAQKDGDEDDAWEEDYISTIAYVNINLTARTSRVPPVDSKRLPCKNRGGGRGP encoded by the exons ACCGTGTGCCGTGTACAGCTGCAGAACACGCAGTTCCAGAACG GAGAACAACCAGACGCCATCGAAATAGTGTACAAACACAATTGGTATAGTGTGTGTTCGACTCACTACCTCAATGTTATCAACGAGCACTGGACTAACCACATGACAGAGGTCTGTCATCACATCAAGGCTTcatgtcagcttttctttcaaacGACTTGTGTCAAAAACGGTGGAGTAAAGCTAATCGTGAGACGTCTGGACAGTCC AGACATCGAGGAAGTTTACCACGTCATCAACGAAACAACTGTTAAAGAT ATCGACGGTTTTACCATCATGAGTTTTAAGACGTCCACCATCACAGAAGTAACCA CTACAGCGACTCCTCCTGTCCCCGCAGTTTCCATGACAATGATAGGAACCATCATAGGCTGTGCCCTGGGTCTTGTGGCTGTAACCCTTCTTGGCTTCATTGCCCTGAAACTGCTGCG CACATTCAACTTAAATGCCCTTTCTACACCTGGCACCACGGTACCTGAAAACCTTCCTCTTTCGACCTATCGACGTCGGGAAAGGTACACACCGATGCCAGGGGAACCGCCAAGGGGCCGCCCGCCAACTCTTCCCGCCTCCAG ACCTCCGACCAAGAAGCAGGAGCTAAACGATGAAGACAGCGTCTACGACTCCATCGACCCGGAATCGAAGGCTACAAACGAAGACGATGGCTACATGCAGCCAGTGCAGGTGGACCTCAGCCTCAGCTGCAGCTTCACGAAACACGAGAAGATCGACAAAAAGATCATCGACGACATGGAAGACGGCTACTTGAAGCCGTCCCTCTTCTCCGACCCTCCGCTCAAGCGCGCGCCAGAACCTCCGGGCGCCGTGGGTCGTGTGCGCGACGATGCTGTGGGGACCGTGGCTGTCAAGCGGCCAGCACAGAAGGACGGCGATGAAGATGATGCGTGGGAAGAGGACTACATCTCGACGATCGCTTACGTCAACATCAACCTAACGGCCCGCACCTCCCGTGTGCCACCAGTCGACAGCAAGCGCCTCCCTTGCAAGAAtcgaggaggaggaagaggaccCTGA
- the LOC112573282 gene encoding uncharacterized protein LOC112573282 isoform X2: MTEVCHHIKASCQLFFQTTCVKNGGVKLIVRRLDSPDIEEVYHVINETTVKDIDGFTIMSFKTSTITEVTTTATPPVPAVSMTMIGTIIGCALGLVAVTLLGFIALKLLRTFNLNALSTPGTTVPENLPLSTYRRRERYTPMPGEPPRGRPPTLPASRPPTKKQELNDEDSVYDSIDPESKATNEDDGYMQPVQVDLSLSCSFTKHEKIDKKIIDDMEDGYLKPSLFSDPPLKRAPEPPGAVGRVRDDAVGTVAVKRPAQKDGDEDDAWEEDYISTIAYVNINLTARTSRVPPVDSKRLPCKNRGGGRGP, encoded by the exons ATGACAGAGGTCTGTCATCACATCAAGGCTTcatgtcagcttttctttcaaacGACTTGTGTCAAAAACGGTGGAGTAAAGCTAATCGTGAGACGTCTGGACAGTCC AGACATCGAGGAAGTTTACCACGTCATCAACGAAACAACTGTTAAAGAT ATCGACGGTTTTACCATCATGAGTTTTAAGACGTCCACCATCACAGAAGTAACCA CTACAGCGACTCCTCCTGTCCCCGCAGTTTCCATGACAATGATAGGAACCATCATAGGCTGTGCCCTGGGTCTTGTGGCTGTAACCCTTCTTGGCTTCATTGCCCTGAAACTGCTGCG CACATTCAACTTAAATGCCCTTTCTACACCTGGCACCACGGTACCTGAAAACCTTCCTCTTTCGACCTATCGACGTCGGGAAAGGTACACACCGATGCCAGGGGAACCGCCAAGGGGCCGCCCGCCAACTCTTCCCGCCTCCAG ACCTCCGACCAAGAAGCAGGAGCTAAACGATGAAGACAGCGTCTACGACTCCATCGACCCGGAATCGAAGGCTACAAACGAAGACGATGGCTACATGCAGCCAGTGCAGGTGGACCTCAGCCTCAGCTGCAGCTTCACGAAACACGAGAAGATCGACAAAAAGATCATCGACGACATGGAAGACGGCTACTTGAAGCCGTCCCTCTTCTCCGACCCTCCGCTCAAGCGCGCGCCAGAACCTCCGGGCGCCGTGGGTCGTGTGCGCGACGATGCTGTGGGGACCGTGGCTGTCAAGCGGCCAGCACAGAAGGACGGCGATGAAGATGATGCGTGGGAAGAGGACTACATCTCGACGATCGCTTACGTCAACATCAACCTAACGGCCCGCACCTCCCGTGTGCCACCAGTCGACAGCAAGCGCCTCCCTTGCAAGAAtcgaggaggaggaagaggaccCTGA
- the LOC112573283 gene encoding trimethylguanosine synthase-like, translating into MADVNVLEESGEAEVCAEEERERSPERQSVLQTAAQMNLPLWMFLKMVARPNSEPLAEDSIHGMDEENNSDTDSGNRDPVCYADIDMFCENEEGKTDQKKQKKKKKKKKKAYTEKFRVPMPSEVADNPVLRKYWAQRYRLFSRFDEGIQLDTESWFSVTPERIAEHIADRCRCDIIVDAFCGAGGNSIQFAFTCERVIAIDIDPEKLRLAKINATIYGVADRIEFVLGDYLKLASHLKADVVFLSPPWGGPDYQHSDIYDLNAMPGFEADQLFALTRKITPHIAYFVPRNANIEQLTALAGEGGRVEIEQNFLNTKLKTITAYYGELVQDGEEC; encoded by the exons ATGGCTGATGTTAATGTTTTAGAGGAGAGTGGCGAAGCTGAAGTCTGTGctgaagaggagagagagagaagtccaGAAAGACAGTCTGTTCTTCAAACTGCAGCACAAATGAACCTGCCACTTTGGATGTTCCTGAAAATGGTTGCCAGGCCAAACAGTGAGCCACTAGCTGAAGATTCAATCCATGGAAtggatgaagaaaataatagtGATACAGACAGTGGAAACAGAGATCCTGTTTGTTATGCAGATATTGAcatgttttgtgaaaatgaagaaggaaaaacagatcaaaagaagcagaaaaagaagaagaaaaaaaagaagaaagcttaCACAGAAAAGTTCAGAGTTCCCATGCCTTCAGAAGTTGCTGATAATCCTGTGCTGCGCAAATATTGGGCTCAGCGCTATCGTCTTTTCTCTAGGTTTGATGAGGGTATTCAGCTGGATACAG AGAGTTGGTTTTCTGTGACACCAGAAAGAATTGCTGAACACATAGCAGATAGGTGCCGTTGTGATATCATCGTTGATGCATTCTGTGGAGCAGGTGGCAATTCTATACAGTTTGCCTTCACCTGTGAACGTG TTATTGCCATTGACATAGACCCTGAAAAACTGCGGCTGGCAAAGATCAATGCAACCATATACGGTGTGGCTGACCGAATAGAATTTGTGCTGGGAGACTACCTGAAGTTGGCTTCACATCTAAAAGctgatgttgtttttttgtcgCCACCATGGGGAGGACCAGACTACCAGCATTCTGATATCTATGATCTTAATGCCATGCCAGGATTTGAGGC AGATCAGTTATTTGCCCTGACACGGAAGATCACGCCTCACATTGCATATTTTGTTCCTCGCAATGCCAACATTGAACAG TTGACTGCACTAGCTGGAGAAGGAGGACGTGTTGAGATAGAGCAGAATTTCCTTAACACAAAACTGAAGACCATAACAGCATATTATGGAGAACTAGTTCAAGATGGAGAAGAATGCTGA